From Spirosoma agri, one genomic window encodes:
- a CDS encoding sodium:solute symporter family transporter, whose amino-acid sequence MNHLATADYAVFFIYLVIVVGYGYWIYHRKRRDEVNTNDFFLAEGSLTWWAIGASLIASNISAEHFIGMAGSGFAMGLAISSYEWFAAAVLVIVAVYFIPIYLRNHIYTMPQFLAQRYSDTVSTILAIFWLVVYVLVNLTSILYLGAIAIESLAGISFTTCTFGLAIFAIFITLGGMKVIGYTDVIQVVVLIFGGLVVTYLALQLVAQQSGSTSIWTGLATLREQADSHFHMYFPKGHPHYDVLPGMALVTGGMWINNLSYWGCNQYIVQRALGADLKTARSGILFAAFLKLMIPIIVVIPGIAAYVLYQSGPFRAAMTDASGVVKPDHAYPVLMNLLPVGMKGLAFAALTAAVVASLAGKCNSISTIFTLDIYKKFFDKNASEQKLVNVGRWAVIVAFAIAIALAPMLRSLDQVYQYIQEYTNFITPGVFAIFLLGFFWKRATNRAALTVAIATIPLSTLLKFWPEVTELFGIQSDPIPFLHRTTLVFCIDIALMVVVSLTGSLNAKWLIVDRQMFRVAPSFVAGAVGIFSILAVLYAVFW is encoded by the coding sequence ATGAACCATCTGGCGACCGCTGATTACGCTGTTTTTTTCATTTATTTAGTTATCGTCGTTGGTTACGGCTACTGGATCTATCACCGCAAACGGCGGGACGAAGTCAATACAAACGATTTTTTTCTGGCCGAAGGGTCATTAACCTGGTGGGCTATTGGCGCGTCATTAATTGCCTCAAACATCTCCGCCGAGCATTTTATAGGCATGGCGGGCTCGGGTTTTGCGATGGGCCTGGCTATCTCCTCCTACGAGTGGTTCGCGGCCGCTGTGCTAGTGATCGTTGCGGTTTACTTCATTCCGATCTACCTCCGCAATCATATCTACACCATGCCACAGTTTCTGGCGCAACGCTACAGCGACACCGTCAGTACTATTCTGGCCATTTTCTGGCTGGTGGTCTACGTGCTGGTTAACCTAACATCCATTCTCTATTTAGGCGCTATTGCCATTGAGTCTCTGGCTGGTATCTCCTTTACAACCTGCACATTCGGACTGGCTATCTTCGCCATTTTCATCACGTTGGGCGGCATGAAAGTAATCGGCTATACCGATGTCATTCAGGTAGTTGTCCTGATTTTTGGTGGGCTGGTCGTCACGTACCTGGCCTTGCAACTCGTTGCCCAGCAAAGCGGCTCAACCAGCATCTGGACCGGATTAGCAACGCTACGGGAGCAGGCCGACAGCCATTTCCACATGTATTTCCCCAAAGGACATCCCCACTACGACGTTCTGCCCGGTATGGCACTGGTGACGGGCGGTATGTGGATCAACAACCTCTCCTACTGGGGCTGTAATCAATACATCGTGCAACGGGCCTTGGGAGCTGATCTGAAGACCGCACGGAGCGGCATTTTGTTTGCGGCCTTTCTGAAACTGATGATTCCCATCATCGTGGTCATTCCGGGTATTGCCGCGTATGTCCTGTACCAGAGCGGTCCGTTCCGGGCGGCCATGACCGATGCGTCAGGCGTGGTGAAACCCGATCACGCTTACCCCGTATTAATGAATTTACTGCCGGTGGGCATGAAAGGATTGGCATTTGCCGCCCTGACAGCGGCCGTCGTAGCGTCGCTGGCGGGCAAGTGCAACTCCATCTCGACCATTTTTACACTCGATATTTACAAGAAGTTTTTCGACAAAAACGCGTCCGAGCAGAAACTGGTCAATGTGGGTCGTTGGGCGGTGATTGTTGCCTTCGCCATTGCCATTGCGCTGGCTCCCATGCTGCGGTCACTCGATCAGGTGTACCAGTACATTCAGGAATACACCAATTTCATTACACCGGGAGTATTCGCGATCTTTTTGCTGGGTTTCTTCTGGAAACGGGCGACAAACCGGGCGGCTTTGACCGTTGCCATTGCGACGATTCCCCTGTCGACACTACTCAAATTCTGGCCGGAAGTAACCGAGCTATTTGGCATTCAGTCCGACCCGATTCCATTTTTACACCGTACAACGCTGGTATTTTGCATCGATATAGCCCTGATGGTCGTTGTCTCACTGACCGGCTCACTCAACGCAAAATGGCTGATTGTCGATCGTCAGATGTTTCGGGTAGCGCCCTCATTCGTAGCGGGGGCCGTAGGGATCTTTAGTATTTTAGCCGTGTTATACGCTGTTTTCTGGTAA
- a CDS encoding sodium:solute symporter family protein: MLLFFIALYLFSNVAVGAWAARRVTNSQDFVLAGRRLPLFLAASVTFATWFGSETIMGAPAMFVEGGLLAVIEEPFGSSLCLFLVGAFFARPLYRLSITTFSDYFRIRFGRSAELLSALMVIPSYFSWISAQLVAIGIVLSVVTDVPREYCIIASATIVMIYTLLGGMWSISVTDFFHNLIIILALAVLGVMLWQEVGGWETIQKRTPPGFFRFIPQSTGKDWLAYVAAWITIGLGSIPQQDVFQRVMAAKTENTSVRASYLASGMYLTVAMLPLFIALSARLLHPDLPKDNQLIIPNMVMRHGSMPLQVLFFGAVTSAILSVSSGAILAPATVFGENVVKFFRPDISDKNLLKTIRWAIVVITIICVLMSTTRDTTIFDLVGESSAFSLVSLFIPLAAGIYWKRANLTGCLWSMTIGFSVWLFCLWLKTEHSPMLWGLLASTIAMITGSLLSQSAQRTTQAV; the protein is encoded by the coding sequence ATGCTGCTCTTCTTCATCGCTCTCTACCTTTTTTCCAATGTGGCTGTCGGGGCCTGGGCTGCCCGACGTGTGACGAACTCCCAGGATTTTGTCCTAGCGGGTCGGCGATTACCCTTGTTTCTGGCGGCCTCTGTTACGTTTGCCACCTGGTTCGGCTCGGAAACGATAATGGGCGCACCAGCCATGTTTGTAGAAGGTGGTTTGTTGGCCGTTATCGAAGAACCGTTCGGATCGTCGCTCTGCTTGTTTCTGGTCGGCGCTTTTTTCGCCCGTCCGCTTTATCGGTTGAGCATCACCACATTCAGCGATTATTTCCGAATTCGGTTTGGCCGGTCGGCTGAGTTATTGTCAGCGTTGATGGTTATCCCTTCCTATTTCAGCTGGATTTCAGCCCAGCTTGTCGCCATCGGTATCGTCTTAAGCGTTGTCACCGACGTGCCCCGCGAATACTGCATTATTGCCAGTGCAACGATCGTGATGATTTATACACTGCTGGGTGGTATGTGGTCTATTTCGGTCACGGATTTCTTTCATAACCTGATCATTATCCTTGCTTTAGCGGTGCTAGGTGTTATGCTGTGGCAGGAAGTAGGCGGTTGGGAAACCATCCAGAAACGAACCCCGCCTGGATTTTTCCGATTCATTCCCCAGTCAACCGGTAAAGACTGGCTTGCTTATGTGGCGGCCTGGATAACTATTGGCCTCGGCTCTATTCCTCAGCAGGACGTTTTTCAGCGGGTTATGGCGGCCAAAACCGAAAACACCTCGGTTCGAGCTTCTTATCTGGCATCGGGCATGTATTTGACGGTAGCCATGCTGCCCCTCTTCATCGCGCTTAGTGCCCGGTTACTACACCCCGACCTTCCCAAAGACAATCAGCTGATTATTCCGAACATGGTCATGCGCCATGGCAGTATGCCGTTGCAGGTGTTGTTTTTCGGGGCCGTTACGTCGGCCATTCTCAGCGTATCGAGTGGCGCGATTCTGGCGCCGGCCACCGTCTTTGGGGAGAACGTCGTCAAGTTTTTTCGTCCCGACATCAGCGATAAAAATTTGCTGAAAACAATCCGCTGGGCAATCGTTGTCATTACGATCATCTGCGTGCTGATGAGTACTACCCGCGACACGACTATTTTCGATCTGGTTGGTGAGTCGTCAGCGTTTAGTCTGGTTTCGTTATTTATACCACTCGCGGCTGGCATCTACTGGAAGCGCGCCAATCTAACGGGATGCCTTTGGTCAATGACGATAGGCTTTAGCGTCTGGCTTTTTTGTTTATGGCTGAAAACGGAGCACTCGCCAATGCTGTGGGGCTTGCTGGCCAGTACGATTGCCATGATCACAGGAAGCCTGCTCAGCCAATCGGCCCAGCGAACCACACAAGCCGTATAA
- a CDS encoding DinB family protein, with protein sequence MLIQTLKALFGRDLNRLKQEINAYKDKSVIWHIERGIANSAGNLCLHLIGNLNTYVGAELGGTGYVRHRELEFSLKNIPRTELVAKIDETIHVVDNALDSLTAGQLDEEYPILVFDETTTTGYLLVHLTTHLTYHLGQINYHRRLLDV encoded by the coding sequence ATGCTCATACAAACGCTTAAAGCCTTGTTTGGCCGGGATTTGAACCGGTTGAAGCAGGAGATAAACGCCTACAAAGACAAGTCGGTCATCTGGCACATCGAACGGGGAATTGCAAACTCCGCCGGGAATCTTTGCCTGCATCTGATCGGAAATCTGAATACCTACGTTGGTGCCGAACTGGGCGGGACAGGCTATGTCCGGCACCGCGAGCTTGAATTCTCGCTAAAGAACATTCCCAGAACAGAACTCGTCGCTAAGATTGACGAAACGATTCATGTTGTCGATAACGCACTTGATTCGCTGACCGCCGGGCAACTTGACGAGGAATACCCGATTCTCGTTTTTGACGAGACGACCACGACCGGCTATTTGCTGGTGCATCTAACAACGCACCTGACGTACCACCTTGGCCAGATCAACTACCACCGGCGATTGCTGGATGTATGA
- a CDS encoding NUDIX domain-containing protein, whose product MKVRPSALIWRQNAGQTEVLLMRYNYGGQDVYALPGGNPDRGEILTETVIREIREELGVSVDVSEMILAGEMLLTQRNDDVLHVVFAARNLQGEPALNPAETTALELTWKPIAELDQLNLYPNIGLKIQPWFSSATYLGYVGRIEQQYFG is encoded by the coding sequence ATGAAAGTTCGTCCGTCTGCCCTCATCTGGCGACAAAATGCTGGCCAAACCGAAGTGTTGCTGATGCGCTACAACTATGGCGGTCAGGATGTTTACGCGTTGCCCGGTGGTAATCCCGACCGGGGTGAAATCTTAACCGAAACCGTTATCCGCGAAATCAGGGAAGAGCTAGGCGTTTCGGTCGATGTTAGCGAAATGATTCTGGCCGGTGAAATGCTGCTGACCCAGCGAAACGATGACGTTCTGCACGTCGTTTTTGCGGCTCGAAATCTGCAGGGGGAGCCTGCGCTAAATCCTGCCGAAACAACCGCGCTCGAACTGACCTGGAAACCGATCGCGGAGCTGGATCAGTTGAATCTTTACCCAAACATTGGCCTGAAAATTCAGCCGTGGTTCAGTTCAGCCACGTATTTAGGGTACGTTGGCCGGATCGAGCAGCAGTACTTTGGGTAG
- a CDS encoding Dps family protein codes for MNAINQNEVLDTPSDLKEKGREKVAESVNRLVADSFALYIKTKNYHWHMSGRHFRDYHLLLDEQAEQIFATIDPLAERVRKLGANTIRSVAHIAQLQRVKDNDEDFVAPKDMLLDLVEENKKMAKNMRDTHQICDDAEDVATASLLENYIDETERRVWFLFETTRELN; via the coding sequence ATGAACGCCATAAATCAAAACGAAGTGTTGGACACTCCTTCTGATCTGAAAGAAAAAGGTCGTGAAAAGGTGGCTGAATCTGTGAACCGACTAGTAGCCGATTCGTTCGCACTATACATCAAAACGAAAAATTACCACTGGCATATGTCGGGTCGACATTTCCGCGATTACCATCTGTTGCTGGACGAGCAGGCCGAACAGATTTTCGCGACGATCGATCCATTGGCCGAACGCGTACGGAAGCTGGGAGCCAATACAATTCGTTCGGTAGCGCACATTGCGCAGCTGCAACGGGTAAAAGACAATGATGAGGATTTTGTCGCCCCGAAAGACATGCTACTGGACTTGGTCGAAGAGAACAAAAAAATGGCTAAGAACATGCGCGATACGCACCAGATCTGCGACGATGCGGAAGACGTAGCGACGGCAAGTTTGCTAGAAAATTACATCGACGAAACCGAACGCCGGGTATGGTTCCTGTTTGAAACCACCCGTGAACTGAATTAA
- a CDS encoding serine hydrolase domain-containing protein, translating to MTRLLLMALLVATTSATAQLRERLDSLMRATTQANQPGSALLVVLNGQEVYRKGHGLANVDTKSLITPSTNFRMASVTKQFTAMGVLLLEKDKKLSLDDPLARFFPELNGSVSRKVRVRNLLTHSSGLLDYETVMNPNQKEQLLDADVLALLTDRDSLYFEPGSQFRYSNSGYCLLALLIERVSGQAYASFIRQRIFEPLNMTQSVVYEVGKPIPNRAMGYARNKAGKFVFSDQSVTSATKGDGGVYTSLDDYQKWSDALRHHTLLNLTTALARTGQAIGSAPGSFYGDGWFYRQPASPVLFHSGSTCGFNNYVVAIPEKQVLVVYFSNRADNKANAEALFRILGDAGQPELTDMLALDDLTR from the coding sequence ATGACACGACTCCTCCTGATGGCTCTTCTCGTTGCAACAACGTCGGCTACCGCACAACTACGCGAGCGGCTCGATTCGCTGATGCGAGCGACAACGCAGGCGAATCAGCCGGGTTCGGCGCTGCTGGTTGTCCTTAATGGCCAGGAGGTATACCGGAAGGGGCATGGTCTGGCCAATGTCGACACAAAATCGCTTATAACGCCCTCGACAAATTTCCGGATGGCGTCGGTTACAAAGCAGTTCACAGCTATGGGCGTTCTTCTGTTGGAGAAAGACAAAAAACTATCGCTCGATGACCCACTGGCCCGATTTTTCCCGGAACTCAACGGTTCTGTCAGCCGGAAGGTTCGTGTTCGTAATCTGCTGACCCATTCGTCGGGGTTACTGGATTATGAAACGGTCATGAATCCAAACCAGAAAGAGCAGCTTCTTGACGCCGATGTGCTGGCGTTATTGACGGATCGTGATTCACTCTATTTTGAGCCGGGTAGCCAGTTTCGGTACAGCAATTCGGGCTACTGCTTGCTGGCATTGCTCATCGAACGAGTATCTGGACAAGCTTACGCGTCATTTATTCGGCAGCGCATTTTCGAACCCCTCAATATGACACAATCGGTCGTGTACGAAGTGGGAAAGCCGATTCCAAACCGAGCAATGGGGTATGCCCGTAACAAAGCAGGTAAGTTTGTTTTTTCGGACCAGAGTGTTACCAGTGCGACCAAAGGAGATGGTGGCGTGTACACATCACTGGACGACTATCAGAAATGGAGCGACGCCCTGCGACACCATACGTTGCTGAACCTGACGACCGCATTGGCCCGAACGGGTCAGGCTATCGGCTCCGCACCGGGTAGCTTTTATGGTGATGGCTGGTTTTATCGACAACCGGCAAGCCCTGTTCTATTCCACTCAGGAAGCACGTGCGGATTTAACAACTACGTCGTCGCCATACCGGAGAAACAGGTTCTGGTCGTTTATTTTTCCAATAGGGCCGATAACAAAGCGAATGCCGAAGCCCTATTTCGTATTCTGGGCGATGCCGGGCAACCCGAGCTAACCGACATGCTGGCGCTGGACGATCTGACCCGATAA
- a CDS encoding inositol oxygenase family protein, translating to MISETAPLTSLDQWEDDLLSRYPEPEHKSKEDYRNYDSPERDTVREFYRLNHTYQTYDFVREKEREFLKFDKKELPVWGAMEFLNTLVDDSDPDTDLDQLQHLLQTAEAIRADGHPDWFVLTGFLHDMGKVLCLFGEPQWAVVGDTFPVGCKHSDKIVYPEFFANNPDTYDERYNTKYGVYEPNCGLRNVHMSWGHDEYLYQIMKDYLPEPALYMMRYHSFYSQHREEAYNHLMDEHDHEMFNWVRKFNPYDLYSKSPKPPVVSELKPYYEALIAKYLPSTLRL from the coding sequence ATGATCAGCGAAACCGCCCCCCTTACCAGCCTCGATCAGTGGGAAGACGACCTACTGAGCCGCTACCCTGAACCGGAGCACAAATCAAAAGAAGATTACCGAAATTATGACTCACCGGAGCGCGACACGGTTCGGGAGTTCTATCGGCTCAACCATACATACCAAACCTACGATTTTGTTCGGGAGAAAGAGCGCGAATTTCTAAAGTTCGACAAGAAGGAACTACCGGTATGGGGTGCGATGGAGTTTTTGAACACACTCGTCGATGATTCCGATCCGGACACCGACCTCGACCAGCTGCAACACCTTCTCCAGACGGCGGAAGCCATCCGCGCCGATGGTCACCCCGACTGGTTTGTGTTGACGGGTTTCCTGCACGACATGGGCAAAGTTCTGTGTCTGTTCGGTGAGCCGCAGTGGGCCGTTGTTGGCGACACGTTCCCCGTGGGTTGCAAGCATTCCGACAAGATTGTTTATCCCGAGTTTTTCGCCAATAACCCGGATACTTACGACGAGCGTTATAACACAAAATATGGCGTTTATGAGCCGAATTGCGGCTTGCGCAACGTGCATATGTCGTGGGGCCATGATGAGTATCTATACCAGATCATGAAAGATTACCTGCCCGAACCGGCTCTATACATGATGCGGTATCACTCGTTCTACTCACAGCACCGTGAAGAGGCCTATAACCACCTGATGGATGAGCACGATCACGAGATGTTCAACTGGGTGCGTAAATTCAATCCGTACGATCTGTACTCAAAGAGCCCAAAGCCGCCGGTTGTCAGCGAATTGAAGCCTTATTACGAAGCGTTGATTGCCAAGTACCTGCCATCGACGTTGCGGTTGTAA
- a CDS encoding metallophosphoesterase family protein, translating to MVKIAIISDIHANLPALKAVLNDLGERKIDQVFCLGDLVDFAPWPNEVIELIRQERIPTLMGNHDERIAFNYPIVPLAKHNGSETTARTAAIDYSRQVITPENKAFLASLPRQLQLRFSFADVSINVLLVHASTRAIDEYIYANHDPDDLKAIMSEKEADVLIMGHTHRSYIRALPDGSGSSDKRFSKVAINCGSVGRSKETNPFATYLIMTISGEKTAFGPDSLTFDLVHVTYPIRETIDSIYASTIPDFYGDYLAGITQDFLSETKV from the coding sequence ATGGTAAAAATTGCGATCATTAGTGATATTCATGCCAACTTACCGGCCCTCAAGGCTGTGCTGAACGACCTCGGCGAGCGGAAAATAGATCAGGTCTTTTGTTTAGGCGATTTGGTTGATTTTGCGCCCTGGCCCAATGAAGTGATTGAGTTGATCAGACAGGAGCGAATACCGACGCTGATGGGTAACCACGACGAGCGAATTGCATTCAATTACCCCATCGTTCCGCTGGCAAAACACAACGGTTCCGAAACGACGGCCAGAACAGCCGCTATTGATTATAGCCGCCAGGTAATCACACCGGAGAATAAAGCCTTTCTAGCCAGTTTACCCCGGCAATTACAGTTGCGGTTTTCCTTCGCGGATGTATCAATCAATGTCCTGCTGGTACACGCCAGCACACGAGCCATCGACGAATACATCTATGCAAACCACGATCCGGACGATCTGAAAGCAATAATGAGCGAGAAAGAAGCGGATGTGCTGATTATGGGGCATACGCACCGGTCCTACATTCGCGCTCTACCGGACGGGTCAGGTTCGTCAGACAAGAGGTTTTCTAAGGTGGCCATAAACTGCGGTTCGGTTGGTCGTTCGAAAGAAACGAATCCATTTGCAACGTACCTGATCATGACTATCTCGGGCGAAAAAACTGCCTTTGGTCCAGATTCGCTAACATTCGATCTGGTTCACGTCACATATCCCATTCGGGAAACCATCGACAGTATCTATGCCAGTACCATTCCTGATTTTTACGGCGACTACCTAGCCGGAATTACGCAGGATTTCCTCTCTGAAACCAAGGTTTGA